A single Phragmites australis chromosome 4, lpPhrAust1.1, whole genome shotgun sequence DNA region contains:
- the LOC133916133 gene encoding dormancy-associated protein homolog 3-like, giving the protein MGLLDKLWDDTVAGPRPDTGLGRLRKQAARPAAVKINDPAGDGAAFVPPLPASGSEETPVKVTRSIMIKRPPGCPASPRSAASTPPASPLGSTPPISPFAGAGGRFRRKSSSDAYERATPPGTTSHPPPFEV; this is encoded by the exons ATGGGCCTCCTCGACAAGCTGTGGGATGACACCGTCGCGGGGCCCCGCCCGGACACCGGCCTCGGCCGCCTACGCAAGCAGGCCGCGCGCCCCGCCGCCGTCAAGATCAATG ATCCGGCCGGGGACGGGGCGGCGTTCGTTCCACCGTTGCCGGCGTCCGGCAGCGAGGAGACGCCGGTCAAGGTGACGCGCAGCATCATGATCAAGCGGCCCCCAGGGTGCCCGGCGTCGCCGAGGAGCGCGgccagcacgccgccggcctcGCCGTTAGGGTCCACGCCGCCCATCTCGCCGTTCGCCGGCGCCG GTGGTCGCTTCAGAAGGAAATCATCTTCGGATGCATACGAGAGGGCAACACCACCGGGGACAACCAGCCACCCTCCTCCCTTCGAAGTGTGA